The following DNA comes from Curtobacterium sp. 9128.
TGGTGCGGCGCGCTGCCGAGCGGCGACGAGGTCGGATAGCGTCGAGCTCGATGCATGCAGCGGTCGTCGAGCGGTGGGTCGCCGGGTGGGCCCGGTCGCGGTCGATGCCGTTCGAGGCGGACGGCAGCGGCTGGCACGTCACCGTCGGCGCGGAGACCCGGCTGGACGAGTACGTCGTCGCGGAGCCGTCCGGCGTCGAGGCGCTCCGGCTCGCCCGTGCTGTGGCGCCGCGGTCCACGAGCTGGCTCACGGTCGTCGGCGGGATCGCCCCGGACGCGCTGGCCGCACTCGGCTCGCTCGACCGGATGGCCAGGCCGGGCACCGTGATGGAGGCTCGGCTCGCGCCCGTCGGGATGCCGGCGGACGTCGTGGTGGACACGGTCGACGGGGTGGCGTTCCTACGGATCGAGGTGGACGGGGTCCGCGCTGCGCGCGGCCAGGTCGCGCTGGTCGGCCGTGACGCGGTGTTCGACTGCATCGAGACCGAGGAGCCGTACCGACGGCGGGGCCTCGGTGGGCAGATCGTGGCCGGTCTGACGGCGTGGGCGGTGTCGCACGGCGCGGACACCGGGCTGCTGGTGGCCTCGGACGAAGGCCGTGCGCTCTACCGAACCGTTGGCTGGCGCGACGTGGCCCCGGTGGTGACCTACCGAGGCTTCGCGTGAGTCCCGCGGGCGTCGGCGCCCGAGGGGTGGCACTTCCGAGCGTGGTAAGCGGAATCGCGCGTAGGCGGTCGGCTTTCCCGACCTCCTACGCGCGAATCGACTTCCGATCGCACCCGTCATGGGTGCGAACGGACTACGCCAGCGTCGCCGCGTCGATGACGAAGCGGTAGCGGACGTCCGAGTTCAGGACGCGCTCGTAGGCCTCGTTGATCTGGTCGGCGCTGATGAGCTCGGTCTCCGGGAGGATCCCCTTCTCGGCGCAGAAGTCGAGCATCTCCTGGGTCTCGCGGATGCCGCCGATGGCCGAACCGGCCCAGCTGCGACGGTGTCCGATGAGCGAGAACGCGGGGACCTCGAGGGGCTCGGCCGGGGCGCCGACGTTGACGATCGTGCCGTCGACGGCGAGGAGGCCCAGGTAGGCGCCCATGTCGATCTTCGCCGACACCGTGTTGATGATCAGGTCGAACGAGCTGGCCAGCTGCTCGAAGGTCGCAGCGTCCTTCGTCGCGTAGTGCGCCTTCGCGCCGTAGCGGAGCGAGTCGGCTTCCTTCGACGTGGTCTGCGACAGGACGGTGACCTCGGCGCCCAGGGCGACGGCGATCTTCACGGCCATGTGGCCGAGGCCGCCCATGCCGACGACGGCGACGCGCTTGCCGGGGCCGGCCTTCCAGTGGTGCAGCGGCGAGTAGGTCGTGATGCCAGCGCAGAGCAGCGGCGCGACCTTCTCGATGTCGAGCGACTCGGGGACGCGGAGGACGAAGTCCTCGTTCACGACGACGGCCTGCGAGTACCCGCCCTGGGTGATCGAACCGTCTGCCGGGTCGACGCCCGCGTAGGTCTGGATGTTGCCCTTGAGGCAGTACTGCTCCTCGCCGGCGACGCAGTTCTCGCACTCGCCGCAGGAGTTCACCATGCAGCCGACGCCGACGCGGTCGCCGACCTTGTGCTTCGTGACGTCCTCACCGACGGACGAGACGTGGCCGACGATCTCGTGACCGACGACCTGCGGGTACTGGATGGGGCCCCACTCGCCGCGGACGGTGTGGATGTCCGAGTGGCAGATGCCGGCGTAGGCGATGTCGATCTCGACGTCGTTCGGGCCGAGGTCACGACGGGTGATCGTGGTCTTGACGAGCGGTTCGGTGGCGGACGGTGCCGCGTACGCGTTGACGGTGCGCAATGGTCTCCTCGTGGGGTTGACGTCGGGCCGCTTCCGGCCCGACCACAATCGTGCCCGCTGGAGCGCTCCCGTGGGGGGTACCGACAGGGCACCCCGGAGGGGGAACACCGAGTGCTCGTCCAGAACACGCACGCCCTTCGACAGCGCCCGATCGGGACCGTACGGTTGCTGTACCGAGTCGAAACGAATCCGTCGTCACGATGCCGTCCGCGTCCTGCGGATCCCTGGCACAGCGGAGCGACCTCGGGAGACACCGGGCCAGTGGCCCACGAAGGGCTGGTCCTGATGACCGCCACATCCGCATCCCTGCCGTCCCACGAGTGGCACCGCCGAGGCCTCCGTTCCCCGTCCGAGATCGCCGCACTCGTCGAGGCGCGCCTCGGCCACCCCGTGCTCGCGGTCGTCGACGAGCCCACCTACGCCGACTTCCTCCGGGCCCCCGCCGCCTGACGCCGGCGCCCGGGCCCGTGTGCCGGCCCGCCGGGCCGGCCGGGCGTTCCGCGAAAGCGACACCCTCCCGCCGAAGTCCCGCGGCAATCTGTCGCTTCCGCGGCACTGACCGCGGGTCAGGCCATGCGAGCCAGGCGCTGCCCCGCGATCCGGGCGAAGCGCAACGGGTCGGCCAGCGCGTCCGACGGTGAACCAGTGGTCTGCGTGGCGATGACGGTTAGGGAAGCACCCGCGTCCCAGTCGTCGAGCGGAGCGTCGATCGCCCCCGCGACGAGCATCCGCCGACGTCCTGCAGCGAGCGAGGCCACGACCGACGGCACCTTGCCCACGGCACTCTGCCCGTCGTAGCGCCCCTCACCCGTCACCACGACGTCGGCGGTCGCGATGGCACCGGGGAGCCCGAGCACCGAGGCGACCCCGGACGCCCCACCCACGAGCGTCGCGCCCCACACCAGCAGCCCGAATCCGGCACCTCCCGCGGCACCCGCTCCTGGCGTGGACGGGTCGACGTCCGGGAACCGCGCGGCCCACGCCGTCAGTCGTTCCTCGTGCACGGGAACGCGCGACGGGGTGATGCCCTTCTGCGGACCGAACACCGCCGCAGCACCGGACGGCCCGAGCAGGGGTGATGTGACGTCGGTCAACACCGAGACCCCGAGCGGCGGCAGCGGGCGGAACGACCCGTCGGGGAGCGTCAGCGCGGACAGCAGTCCCTCGCCCCCGTCGGTCGACGCGCTCCCGCCGATGCCGAGCACGAGCCCGGTCGCCCCGGCGTCGAGCGCTGCGGCGATCGCCTGCCCGAAGCCGATCGTCTGCGCGGTGTCCGGCTGCAGCGTCGTCAGCAGCGGGAGCCCGCTCGTCGCCGCGAGCTCGACGACCGCACGTCCGTCGGACAGCGCCAGCCAGGAGGCGTCGACGGGGTCGCCAGCCGGCCCCGTCACGGTGATCGGCACGCGGCGGGCATCGGGGAACGCGGTCGCGAAGGCGTCGAGCGTGCCCTCTCCGCCGTCCGCCATGGGCATGAGCGTGAGGGTGTCGTCCGGGCGCTCCGATGCCCACCCCTCGCCGATCGCGGCGGCGACGGCGGCCGCGGTGGCGGTCCCCTTGAACGAGTCAGGAGCGATCACGACGTGCACGCGACCACCGTAGCGGTCGTGTCGCGGACTCAGGCCAGCGCGAACCTCGGGTGCGGAGCGCCGCCGGTCGCCAGGTCCGCGAGCATCTCCCCGAGGAGCGGCGCGAACTTGAAGCCGTGACCGGAGAAGCCCGTCGCGACGGTGATCGGCCCGCGACGGTCCATCACGAAGTCGTCGTCGGGGGAGTTGTCGTACAGGCAGCTGATCGGCGAGGGCTCGGTCGGATCGACACCTGGCACGAAGCGCGCGACGTACGCCTGCAGCCGCTTGAGCTCCTCCGGCACCGCGGTGAAGTCCCGCGCGTCCGGGTCGACGACCGGCCCGGTGCCGTGGAACCCGACCTTGACGCCCTCGCCCGGTGTGAGCAGTCCGTACACGTCCCCGCCGTCGAGCGGGTAGTGCACGAAGCTCGGCCAGGCGTCGTCCGCCAGGTGGCTGGGGAAGTGGGCCGGCTGCTCCTGGGTGACGCGGATGGCCGGGAGGCTCGCCCCGCGTGCCGCGAGCAGGTCGCCGACCAGCGCGGGAGCCCACGACCCCGCGGCCGCGACCACGGACCGGGTCGTCGTCCGCAGGACCGTTCCGTCTGGCTCGGTGGACGAGATGGTGACCGTGTCGCCGTGGTCCTCGATCCCGGTGACCCTGGTGTCGAACCGGAGTTCGGCGAGGCCGGTCCGCTCGGCGAGCGTGAGGAAGACCTCGATCGCGTCGGCGGAACGGATCCGGCCGGCGGTGGCGTGCGCGAGGACGTGCCCCTCGAAGGCGAGCCCGGGCCACCGTGCTGCTGCGGCCTCCTGGGTCAGGGTCTCGTGGGGGATGCCGGCGTCGGACAGCGCCGCGGCGATCGCGTCGACGACCTCGGGCCGACCGTGGTCGACGGCACCGGTCCGGTCGAGCAGCGTCTCGCCGCTCGCGGTCTCGAGCGCGTCCCATCGTTCGAGTGCGCGCGTGGTGAGCGCGACGTACTCAGGGTCTGCGTACCCCTGCCGGAAGATCCGCGTCGCGCCGTGGGACGAGCCGAGGTGGTGTCCGCGACCGTGCTGCTCGAGGAGCAGGACGCGCTCGCCGCGGGTCGCGAGGGCGTGGGCGGTCGCGGCGCCGACGACCCCGCCGCCGATGACGACGTGGGTGGTGGTCTGGTCCGAGGACATCTCCAGATCGTATGCGCTGGCCGCGACGGCCTCGATATCGTCGAGGACACTGAGACAAGGGTGGAGGGTCCGAAGTGAGCATGCAATCCGCGCTCCGGCGTGCACGACAGGTGGTCGCGGCCACGATGAACCCGGCGATCCCGGCGGACCGGTTCGAGTGGGTCGGTCCCGACGGGGCGGTCGACCGTGAGATGTTGTCGGAGACCAGGGAAGCGATCGAGCTCCTCCTCACCGACCGGGCTGTCCTGCACGTCGGACGGATCAGTGATCTGCCGATCGAAGTCAACAAGCGTCGAGAACTCTCCAACGCCATCGTGCGCACCGCGTTCGATCGGTTGCCGAGCCGGCGCAGCATCAACGAGGAGACGCTGAACGCCGCACTCGCGATGTTCGTCGAGGACGTCGCGCTCGTCCGCCGCGACGCCGTCGACTCCGGCATGCTCGTCCGCTCCCAGGACGGCTCCGCCTATCACCTCGAAGGACAGTGAAGAAACATTCTGTTGCGTCTTGCACCACGGTGGACAGACCGGTATGTTCATCCGCAATCGGCGGTTCGACCGGGCCGCCGAGTCGCACAGAGAGAGGAAATTCACATGAACTCGAACCTGTTCAGCGCCGCAGAGCGCAAGGTCGGAGCGACCCGTCAGGCTGGTGGGTACGGTCCCGGAATCGCGATCGACGCCCCTGCTGCACCGGTTACCGACGCTCACTGAGAGCTTCTGAGGAGAGCCCCGCGGGCAACCGCGGGGCTCTCCTGCTGTGAGGAACGATGAACTCGCTCGACACCATCCACGCCGAACTGGCCGGCATCTCGACGTTCCCGGGAGTTGCTTCCGAAGTCTTCGGTCGGGATCACCCGACCGAGCCGGGTCTCCGGGTCGCCTGGGCGCAGTCCGTCGATGCCCCGCAAGTCTGCGATGACTGCCTCGACCGGAAGGTCGCGCTGCTGTTCGATTCGCCGCACGCGCGACGATCGACGATCAGGCCCGAAGAACTCGACGGCATCGTTTCCCAGAGCGCGTCGCGTGGAATCGGCCTGGCGGTCACGAACATCGACGTGGCGCAGAGCTGGTCGCTCCTCGCCCCGTGGCCTGACTGCCGTCGTTGCGAACCTGCGATCACGCACCTGGTTGCCCCTGCGCCGACCGCCAACGCCGGGGATGACGACGGCGCGGTGTCTGGGAACGGGCTCCCACGGCGAGGAACGGCTCGCGACTTCGCGTCACGTCATCGGGGCCTCTTCGGCTTCGCCTCCGTCATGCTCAACCCGTCGTTCGACGACGCCGGCGGCCTGTACACGGTGGACACCGGGATCTTCCTCGGGACCCCGACGGCGTACGCGCCCGTCGGGGGGAAGGGTGACACCATCGACCAGGCGCTCGCGAGCTGCGTGGGTGAAGGGATCGAGCGGTACTACATCGCCACACGAGCGCGGCCGAGCCGGACGG
Coding sequences within:
- a CDS encoding NAD(P)-dependent alcohol dehydrogenase, translated to MRTVNAYAAPSATEPLVKTTITRRDLGPNDVEIDIAYAGICHSDIHTVRGEWGPIQYPQVVGHEIVGHVSSVGEDVTKHKVGDRVGVGCMVNSCGECENCVAGEEQYCLKGNIQTYAGVDPADGSITQGGYSQAVVVNEDFVLRVPESLDIEKVAPLLCAGITTYSPLHHWKAGPGKRVAVVGMGGLGHMAVKIAVALGAEVTVLSQTTSKEADSLRYGAKAHYATKDAATFEQLASSFDLIINTVSAKIDMGAYLGLLAVDGTIVNVGAPAEPLEVPAFSLIGHRRSWAGSAIGGIRETQEMLDFCAEKGILPETELISADQINEAYERVLNSDVRYRFVIDAATLA
- a CDS encoding glycerate kinase yields the protein MHVVIAPDSFKGTATAAAVAAAIGEGWASERPDDTLTLMPMADGGEGTLDAFATAFPDARRVPITVTGPAGDPVDASWLALSDGRAVVELAATSGLPLLTTLQPDTAQTIGFGQAIAAALDAGATGLVLGIGGSASTDGGEGLLSALTLPDGSFRPLPPLGVSVLTDVTSPLLGPSGAAAVFGPQKGITPSRVPVHEERLTAWAARFPDVDPSTPGAGAAGGAGFGLLVWGATLVGGASGVASVLGLPGAIATADVVVTGEGRYDGQSAVGKVPSVVASLAAGRRRMLVAGAIDAPLDDWDAGASLTVIATQTTGSPSDALADPLRFARIAGQRLARMA
- a CDS encoding FAD-dependent oxidoreductase yields the protein MSSDQTTTHVVIGGGVVGAATAHALATRGERVLLLEQHGRGHHLGSSHGATRIFRQGYADPEYVALTTRALERWDALETASGETLLDRTGAVDHGRPEVVDAIAAALSDAGIPHETLTQEAAAARWPGLAFEGHVLAHATAGRIRSADAIEVFLTLAERTGLAELRFDTRVTGIEDHGDTVTISSTEPDGTVLRTTTRSVVAAAGSWAPALVGDLLAARGASLPAIRVTQEQPAHFPSHLADDAWPSFVHYPLDGGDVYGLLTPGEGVKVGFHGTGPVVDPDARDFTAVPEELKRLQAYVARFVPGVDPTEPSPISCLYDNSPDDDFVMDRRGPITVATGFSGHGFKFAPLLGEMLADLATGGAPHPRFALA
- a CDS encoding DUF2087 domain-containing protein, encoding MQSALRRARQVVAATMNPAIPADRFEWVGPDGAVDREMLSETREAIELLLTDRAVLHVGRISDLPIEVNKRRELSNAIVRTAFDRLPSRRSINEETLNAALAMFVEDVALVRRDAVDSGMLVRSQDGSAYHLEGQ